The genomic window AACCATGAAACGCTCACGCAGGAACCACGCATCGAAGTGCAAGGCCCGGGTTGCCCTGGAAGCGCTACGGGGCGATGCCACGCTGGCCGAACTTGGATCACGCCACGGCGTACACGCCACCCAAATCGCCGCCTGGCGCACGCAGGTGCTTGAGCACCTGAGCGAGGTATTCGACAACGGACATCCGGTACTCAAGAACGCCGAGCGCCACATCCGGGATCTGCGCGCCAAGGTGGGGGAACTCACCATGGAGCGTGATGTTTTGGCCGGTGCGCTCGGCCGCTTCGGGCTGCCGAGCGCAAAGCGCTCATCGACCGGGACAGCACGCGCTCCATCATGCGCAGGATTGACGAGTTGCACCTGACCCATCCCTTCCTCGGTGCCCGACGCCTTGCCCGCATGCTCCAGCGCGAGGGCGTCGCCGTGGGGCGCCGCCATGTGGGGACCCTCATGCTCCTGATGGGAATCGAGGCGAGCTACCGCACGAAGCGAACCAGCCTCCCGGACAAGGGCCACCGGATCACCCGTACGTGCTTCGCGATGTCGTCATCGAGCGGCCCAATCAGGTCTGGGCCACCGACGTGACCTATCTGCCCATGGCCAAGGGCTTTGCCTACCTGGTGGCGATCCTGGATCTCTACAGCCGCAAGGTGCTCGCCTTTCGGGTCTCCAACACCCTTGCCACCGATTTCTGCATCGAGGCGCTGGAAGAGGCGCTGCACCGCTACGGCACCCCCGAGATCTTCAACACCGACCAGGGCAGCCAATTCACCGACGGGGACTTCACCGCGGTTCTGGACACCAAGGGCGTTCGCATCAGCATGGACGGCACGGGGCGCTGGATCGATAATGTGTTCGTCGAGCGGCTGTGGCGGAGCGTGAAGTACGAGAGCATCTACCTCCACGCCTACGAGACTCCCCGGGAGGTGACAGTCGCGCGTGCGTGCTACGTCGAGTTCTACAATGCACACCGGCCGCATCAGAGCCTCGAATATCGAACACCGGACGAGATGTACTTCGGAACGCACGAGCTGAAAGAGGCAGCGTAGGATGACACACGGGTGTCCCACCGCGTCGTGCGTTGCGTGCGTGAGAAGGGCCGCACGCACGCCGCCGTGGAACACCGTGCATCGCAGTTCAACATCTAACGACAGCTCTTTTTCTGTCTAAACCGGTGAGGCCACTGCTGGGGACGTCACGGGGGTGCCCTTGGGGGAGGGCGTCGACAGGGGGTTCCGACCGGGCGTCCTCCTACCGGGGGCCCTCCAGTGGATCTCGTGAAAGGGTTCTTGCAGGCCGAGGAGCCGGAGGTCGTCGTTGCCCTGCATAGGAGACGCAGAAGGGTGGCGCCGTACGCGGGTGACGAGGTGGGGAAGGCTCCGGGAGATGACACCGTGTCGAGCCTCGCGCACTGAAGCAGAGAGGCCTCCGAGCGCGAAGTCCTACGCTATCGCTGGTTCAAATCCTGGGCACGATTTGGAAATGCAACCAGCCACCTGATGCCAGGGGCTCCTCCGGCCAGTTGAGGCCGGGTCTGGCTGCTCGGCCCCGGCGGGAAGCCTCACGTCGGGCGCCGCAGGCTTGGCATTACCGACGGTTCCTTCACCGAGGTGCTGGAGGGTGCACTCGACGAACAACAGGAAGTCATCACGGGCGTGACCGCTCCCGGCCAGCAGCCAGCCGGCTCGGCCGGTGGCCCGCGCCTCAGGTTCTGAGTACACTGGGCAAGGAGAAAATGCTGTCATGATCTCCTACATTCGCTGGTTTCGGGATATCCGGCTGGCCGACGTTCCGCTCGTCGGCGGGAAGACCGCCTCGCTTGGGGAGCTCTACGGTGAGCTGGGTGCTGCGGGGGTGCGCGGTCCCGACGGGTTTGCTATCACGGCCGAGGCCTACCGGGCGCTGCTTGACGCCAACGGTCTCCGGGAGCGCGTTGCCACGATTCTCAAGGGAGTGACGGGCGAGGACGTGGCGGCCCTGGCCGCTGCCGGCGCGGAGCTGCGCGGACTCGTAGAGGCGGCCGCACTGCCGCCGGGCCTCGAGGAAGACGTCATCGCGGCCTACCGGGCCCTGGCGCGCGAGTACGGGTCTGATCTACCCGCCGTGGCGGTCCGGTCGAGCGCGACCGCGGAAGACCTTCCACAGGCGAGCTTCGCCGGCCAGCACGAGAGCTACTTGGGCGTCCGCGGGGAGGCGGCGCTCCTGGCCGCCTGTCGGTGCTGCTTTGCCTCGATCTTCACCGACCGGGCCATCGTCTACCGCATCCAGAACGGGTTCGACCACCTGAGCGTGCTGCTGTCGGTCGCGGTACAGAAAATGGTGGCTTCGGAGCGTGCCTCCTCGGGCGTCATGTTCACGGTGGATCCGGACAGTGGCTTCCCGGACGTGGTGCTCATCAACGGGGCCTTCGGGCTGGGGGAGGCGGTGGTGCAGGGGCAGCTCGATCCCGATGAGTTCCTGATCTTCAAGCCGACGCTTCGCACCGGCCACCAGGCCCTGCTCAGACGGAAGATCGTCCGCAAGACGTGGAAGCTCATCGCGGGAGTCGGCGGGCAAGCCGAGCGTGCAGAGGTACCGGTGGAAGCGCAGCTTTTGGCGAGCCTCACCGATAGCGAGGTGTTGGAACTCGGCCGCTTTGCGGTGGCCATCGAGGAGCACTACTCGCGCAAGGTTGGGCGGTCGCTCCCCATGGACATCGAGTGGGCCAAGGATGCCGATGATGGCCGGCTCTACATCCTCCAGGCACGACCCGAGACGGTGCACCGCGCCGAGCGGCGGGCCGTGATCGAGGTCTTCTCGCTGCAACCCGGGATCGCGCCTGAGCGGCTGGCGAGCGGGGCGGCCATCGGCCAGCGTATCGGCGTGGGTCCGACGCGGTTCCTCCGTGACCCACGCGACCTCGAAGCCTTCCGGGCCGGCGAGGTGCTCGTGGCCTCCATGACCGACCCCGACTGGGAGCCGATCATGAAGCGCGCCGCGGCCATCGTGACCGACCGTGGCGGCCGCACCTGTCACGCGGCCATCGTCAGCCGCGAGCTGGGCGTGCCGTGCGTGGTCGGCACCGGCAACGGCACCGAGGTGTTGCGCGACGGCCAGGTGGTTACCGTGTCCTGTGCCGAGGGGGAGACCGGATCCGTGTATCGCGGGGCCCTGCCGTTCGAACGCCGGCAGGTCGACCTCGCGGCGCTGCCCAGACCCGCGACCAAGGTGATGCTCAATGTCGGCAACCCGGGCGAGGCCTTCCGGCTGGCCACGCTGCCCAACGACGGCGTAGGGCTCGCCCGGATCGAGTTCATCATCGGCAGCTTCGTGCGCACCCACCCACTCGCCCTCCTCTACCCGGAGCGCGTGCGCGATCCCAAGGTTCGAGCGGAGATCGATGCGCTGACCCAAGGATATGCGGATCGTGGGGAGTACTTCGTGGACCGCCTGGCGGAAGGGGTGGGGATCATCGCCGCCGCCTTCTACCCCAAGGATGTGATCGTGCGCCTTTCGGACTTCAAGTCCAACGAATACGCGGGCCTTCTCGGAGGGCGGGACTTCGAGCCGGTGGAAGGCAATCCCATGCTCGGTTTCCGGGGCGCCTTCCGCTACGCGCACCCGCGGTACCGGGACGCCTTCGGGCTCGAGTGCCGCGCCCTGCGCCGGGTTCGCGAGCGGATGGGGCTCACCAATGTGAAGCTCATGATCCCGTTCTGCCGAACGCCTCGGGAAGGCCAGCGCGTGCTCGAGCTGCTGGCCGCCGACGGGCTCACGCGTGGGGAGAACGGCCTCGAGGTCTACGTGATGGCCGAGATCCCCTCCAACGCGATCCTGGTCGACGAATTCGCCGCCCTGTTCGACGGCTTCTCTATCGGGTCAAACGATCTCACCCAGCTGGTGCTGGGGGTGGACCGGGACTCGGAGCTGGTCGCGCCCGAGTTCGACGAGCGCAACCCCGCCGTGCTCAGCGCGATCGGCGCGATCATCGACGGGGCGCGGCGGGCAGGGCGGAAGGTGGGGATCTGCGGCCAGGCGCCGAGCGACTATCCCGACATGGTTCGATTCCTCGTGGGGAGAGGGATCACCAGCATCTCGCTGAATCCAGACGCGGTGGTGCGCGGCCTGGAAGCCGTCGCAGCAGCCGAGGCTGACCTTGGTGTCCAGCCCGGAGTGCCTTTGGTGAAGGGCGGCCGGGCATAACCTGGCGCGGGTGATCTGGCAGTTCGTTTGCGGGAATGTCTGTGGCAGGGGGCGAACCTCGTGGAGGATCTGAATGAGGAAGGACGAGTTCCTTTCGCAGCTACAGGTTACGCATGCAACGGCGAGAAATTGCTCAGCCGATAAGCAGC from Candidatus Rokuibacteriota bacterium includes these protein-coding regions:
- the ppsA gene encoding phosphoenolpyruvate synthase, with protein sequence MISYIRWFRDIRLADVPLVGGKTASLGELYGELGAAGVRGPDGFAITAEAYRALLDANGLRERVATILKGVTGEDVAALAAAGAELRGLVEAAALPPGLEEDVIAAYRALAREYGSDLPAVAVRSSATAEDLPQASFAGQHESYLGVRGEAALLAACRCCFASIFTDRAIVYRIQNGFDHLSVLLSVAVQKMVASERASSGVMFTVDPDSGFPDVVLINGAFGLGEAVVQGQLDPDEFLIFKPTLRTGHQALLRRKIVRKTWKLIAGVGGQAERAEVPVEAQLLASLTDSEVLELGRFAVAIEEHYSRKVGRSLPMDIEWAKDADDGRLYILQARPETVHRAERRAVIEVFSLQPGIAPERLASGAAIGQRIGVGPTRFLRDPRDLEAFRAGEVLVASMTDPDWEPIMKRAAAIVTDRGGRTCHAAIVSRELGVPCVVGTGNGTEVLRDGQVVTVSCAEGETGSVYRGALPFERRQVDLAALPRPATKVMLNVGNPGEAFRLATLPNDGVGLARIEFIIGSFVRTHPLALLYPERVRDPKVRAEIDALTQGYADRGEYFVDRLAEGVGIIAAAFYPKDVIVRLSDFKSNEYAGLLGGRDFEPVEGNPMLGFRGAFRYAHPRYRDAFGLECRALRRVRERMGLTNVKLMIPFCRTPREGQRVLELLAADGLTRGENGLEVYVMAEIPSNAILVDEFAALFDGFSIGSNDLTQLVLGVDRDSELVAPEFDERNPAVLSAIGAIIDGARRAGRKVGICGQAPSDYPDMVRFLVGRGITSISLNPDAVVRGLEAVAAAEADLGVQPGVPLVKGGRA